A region from the Silene latifolia isolate original U9 population chromosome 7, ASM4854445v1, whole genome shotgun sequence genome encodes:
- the LOC141592443 gene encoding ADP-ribosylation factor 1 codes for MGILFTRLFSSLFGNKEARILVLGLDNAGKTTILYRLQMGEVVSTIPTIGFNVETVQYNNIKFQVWDLGGQTSIRPYWRCYFPNTQAIIYVVDSSDTDRLAIAKDEFHAILEEEELKGAVVLIFANKQDLPGALDDAAVTEALELHKIKSRQWAIFKTSATKGEGLFEGLDWLSNTLKSGGA; via the exons ATGGGTATTTTATTTACTCGTTTATTCTCCTCTCTTTTTGGCAATAAAGAAGCTAGGATACTTGTTCTTGGCCTTGACAATGCTGGCAAAACCACAATTCTAT ATCGGCTCCAGATGGGTGAAGTTGTCTCCACTATACCAA CAATTGGGTTCAATGTGGAAACTGTGCAGTACAATAACATTAAATTTCAAGTTTGGGATCTAG GTGGACAGACAAGTATTAG GCCTTATTGGAGATGTTACTTTCCAAATACTCAAGCTATAATTTATGTGGTCGATTCAAGTGATACAGATCGCCTGGCGATAGCCAAGGATGAGTTTCATGCAATTTTAGAG GAGGAAGAATTAAAGGGCGCTGTGGTCCTAATTTTTGCTAACAAGCAG GATCTCCCTGGTGCACTCGACGATGCAGCTGTGACCGAGGCACTGGAGCTGCACAAGATCAAAAGCCGGCAATGGGCTATTTTCAAGACTTCTGCTACGAAAGGCGAAGGGCTTTTTGAGGGCTTAGACTG GTTAAGTAATACATTGAAATCTGGAGGTGCCTAA